In Pseudomonadota bacterium, the following are encoded in one genomic region:
- a CDS encoding LLM class flavin-dependent oxidoreductase: MSASKGLKFGLWYSFRNPAQWHGDYAALYEAHLRQIAWAETIGYDDVWLTEHHFCDDGHAPSILPLAAAVAACTQRIRIGTGVLLLPLHDAVRVAEDCATVDILSRGRFELGVGVGYRPQEFAGLGRDTRHRATLMDEGLEIIRRLWEGETLDFEGKHYQLQGLRLTPPPVQRPRPPLWVGGFAPAAARRAARLADGYIGTADMVEQARLFQDEWQRLGRPGRGRLAGGHFWLIASRAPQRTFDAVAPHVQYQIEVYNQWLKDAGQALFPAITGPDDLRRLGILNVVTPAEAVDIIAAYQEATGIERYYSWTVPPGYPVERMNEHLALFAEEVMPHFRAR, from the coding sequence ATGTCAGCAAGCAAGGGGCTCAAATTCGGGCTGTGGTATTCGTTCCGCAATCCAGCGCAATGGCATGGCGATTACGCCGCGCTCTACGAAGCGCATCTGCGCCAGATCGCGTGGGCCGAGACCATCGGTTATGACGACGTGTGGTTGACCGAACACCACTTCTGCGACGACGGCCACGCGCCCTCGATCCTGCCGCTGGCGGCGGCGGTGGCCGCCTGCACGCAGCGGATCCGCATTGGTACCGGCGTGCTACTGCTGCCGCTGCACGACGCGGTGCGCGTGGCCGAAGACTGCGCGACGGTCGACATCCTGTCGCGCGGTCGCTTCGAGCTCGGCGTCGGTGTCGGCTACCGGCCGCAGGAGTTCGCGGGCCTCGGCCGCGATACGCGGCACCGCGCCACCTTGATGGATGAAGGGCTGGAGATCATCCGCCGCCTGTGGGAAGGCGAAACGCTCGACTTCGAAGGCAAGCATTACCAACTGCAAGGCCTGCGTCTGACGCCGCCGCCAGTGCAACGTCCGCGCCCGCCGTTGTGGGTAGGCGGCTTTGCGCCCGCCGCCGCGCGCCGCGCGGCGCGCCTGGCCGACGGCTACATCGGTACCGCCGACATGGTCGAGCAGGCGCGCCTGTTCCAGGACGAATGGCAAAGGCTCGGGCGGCCGGGGCGCGGACGCCTCGCCGGCGGACATTTCTGGCTCATCGCGAGCCGCGCACCGCAACGCACCTTCGACGCCGTGGCGCCCCACGTGCAGTACCAGATCGAGGTCTACAACCAATGGCTGAAGGACGCCGGCCAGGCCCTGTTCCCGGCCATCACCGGCCCCGACGACCTGCGCCGCCTGGGGATCCTCAATGTCGTGACACCGGCCGAGGCGGTCGACATCATCGCCGCCTACCAGGAGGCCACCGGCATCGAACGCTATTACTCGTGGACAGTGCCGCCCGGCTACCCGGTGGAGCGCATGAATGAACACCTGGCGCTGTTCGCCGAAGAAGTGATGCCGCATTTCCGCGCGCGCTGA
- a CDS encoding ABC transporter ATP-binding protein — MSLLVVDTLGCRHGHRQVLDGVSFTLDAGEVLGIIGPNGAGKSSLLRVLAGLSPVHAGRVTLNGTDLHRQSAAARAKAIGYHPQQAVVHWPMTVASIVALGRYAHGASLDRLDHHDREAIAAAIHQCGLEALLERRADQLSGGELARVHIARLLAGEHRLLLADEPIANLDPRFQIEILKALRKHAHQRGAAIVVLHDLNIAARHCDRLLLLADGRKVIDGAPREVLTAARIAEVFAVTPEYFHDTGIAQALGL; from the coding sequence ATGAGCCTGTTGGTCGTCGACACGCTCGGCTGTCGCCATGGCCACCGCCAGGTGCTGGACGGTGTCTCGTTCACCCTGGACGCAGGCGAGGTGCTGGGCATCATCGGCCCCAACGGCGCCGGCAAGAGCAGCCTGTTGCGCGTCCTGGCGGGACTCAGCCCCGTGCACGCCGGCCGCGTGACCCTGAACGGCACGGACCTCCACCGACAGAGCGCCGCGGCACGCGCCAAGGCCATCGGTTACCACCCGCAACAAGCCGTCGTGCACTGGCCGATGACGGTCGCGTCGATCGTCGCGTTGGGTCGCTACGCGCACGGTGCGTCCCTCGACAGGCTCGACCATCACGATCGAGAGGCGATTGCCGCGGCCATACACCAGTGCGGCCTCGAAGCGCTGCTCGAGCGGCGCGCCGACCAACTGTCGGGCGGCGAATTGGCGCGCGTGCACATCGCCCGCCTGCTGGCCGGCGAGCATCGGCTGTTGCTCGCTGATGAACCGATAGCCAATCTCGATCCGCGTTTCCAGATCGAGATCCTGAAGGCGCTGCGCAAGCACGCGCATCAGCGCGGCGCGGCGATCGTGGTACTGCACGATCTGAACATCGCGGCCCGGCATTGCGATCGGCTGCTGCTGCTGGCCGACGGCCGCAAGGTCATCGACGGCGCGCCGCGCGAGGTATTGACCGCCGCGCGCATCGCCGAGGTATTCGCGGTGACGCCCGAGTACTTTCACGATACCGGCATCGCCCAGGCGCTCGGCCTCTAG
- a CDS encoding iron ABC transporter permease, translated as MSPAQGHSAPTLLLLGATLALAVASLCIGPLLISPLTVFAHLAPADDSTIALIVRDIRLPRTVLAILVGASLGSAGAALQGLLRNPLSEPGIIGISGGAALGAVAAFYSGLASGAVWMLPASGMLGALLAVIAIHLLAGRGADILTVILAGVAINSLSGALTTLILNLSPNPFAAYEIYFWLLGSLANRGFDHVLLALPFMLAGFALLFATRRALDVLALGEDSAASLGINLSRTRAQVIAGSALAVGAAVSISGVIGFVGLVVPHLLRPWVGHRPGALLVPSALGGAALTLAADLGTRIPLAGGELKLGVVTALIGAPFFLRLVLQSRAGHR; from the coding sequence ATGAGCCCGGCGCAAGGCCACAGCGCGCCGACGCTGCTGTTGCTGGGCGCGACGCTGGCGCTGGCGGTGGCATCGCTGTGTATCGGCCCCTTGCTCATCTCTCCCCTCACCGTTTTCGCGCATCTCGCGCCCGCCGACGATTCCACCATCGCCCTCATCGTGCGCGACATCCGTCTGCCGCGCACCGTGCTCGCCATCCTGGTCGGCGCCAGTCTCGGCAGCGCCGGCGCGGCCTTGCAGGGCCTGTTGCGCAACCCGCTGTCCGAGCCCGGCATCATCGGCATCTCGGGCGGCGCCGCGCTCGGCGCGGTGGCGGCGTTCTACAGCGGGCTCGCGAGCGGCGCGGTATGGATGCTGCCGGCCAGCGGCATGCTGGGCGCACTGCTGGCCGTGATCGCCATCCACCTGCTGGCGGGACGTGGCGCCGACATCCTCACGGTGATCCTTGCCGGCGTCGCCATCAACAGCCTGAGCGGCGCCTTGACGACCTTGATCCTGAACCTGTCGCCCAATCCGTTCGCCGCCTACGAGATCTATTTCTGGTTGCTGGGTTCGCTGGCCAATCGCGGTTTCGACCACGTGCTGTTGGCGCTGCCGTTCATGCTCGCCGGCTTCGCCCTGCTGTTCGCCACGCGTCGCGCGCTCGACGTGTTGGCGCTCGGCGAAGACAGCGCGGCAAGCCTCGGCATCAACCTGTCGCGCACGCGTGCGCAGGTCATCGCCGGCAGCGCGCTGGCGGTGGGTGCGGCGGTATCCATCAGCGGCGTGATCGGATTCGTGGGCCTGGTCGTGCCGCACCTGCTGCGGCCCTGGGTCGGTCATCGGCCCGGCGCGCTATTGGTGCCCAGCGCCTTGGGCGGCGCGGCCTTGACCCTGGCCGCCGATCTCGGCACGCGCATTCCGCTAGCCGGCGGCGAACTCAAGCTCGGCGTGGTGACGGCCTTGATCGGCGCACCGTTCTTCCTGCGCCTGGTGCTGCAGTCGCGGGCGGGCCACCGATGA
- a CDS encoding ABC transporter substrate-binding protein: protein MAAAAAPPARVASLNLCTDSLLFELLPDSRIASVTALSRDDNLSHFHARAARIAVNHGAVEEVVALRPDLVVTSETTDALATRMLSRLGLRVLSLPSANRVEDYRHNLRRLAEVLGEERRAESLLTGLDAALGAAPRPALRALVYQPNGYTPGDASLMHAMLAYAGLRNMALEVGLAHGGYLSLEALLLSRPDIVVFSQRQARRPSLAEAQLSQPALRKLFARDGARTVRADVPENLWTCAGAFNADAVALLRGARP, encoded by the coding sequence GTGGCCGCAGCCGCGGCGCCGCCCGCCCGCGTCGCCTCGCTCAACCTGTGCACCGACTCGCTGCTGTTCGAACTGCTGCCTGACAGCCGCATCGCGTCCGTCACGGCGCTGTCGCGCGACGACAATCTCAGTCACTTCCATGCGCGCGCCGCGCGCATCGCCGTCAACCATGGCGCGGTCGAAGAAGTAGTCGCGCTGCGGCCCGACCTGGTGGTGACTTCCGAAACCACCGACGCCCTCGCTACCCGCATGCTGAGCCGTCTCGGTCTGCGCGTGTTGAGCCTGCCGTCCGCCAATCGCGTGGAGGACTATCGCCACAACCTGCGTCGCCTTGCTGAGGTCCTCGGCGAGGAACGACGCGCCGAAAGCCTGCTCACTGGACTCGACGCCGCGCTTGGCGCGGCGCCGCGGCCGGCGCTGCGCGCGCTGGTCTATCAACCCAATGGCTACACGCCCGGCGACGCATCGCTCATGCACGCGATGCTTGCTTACGCGGGCCTGCGCAACATGGCGCTCGAGGTCGGTCTCGCGCATGGCGGCTACTTGAGTCTGGAGGCCTTGCTGCTGAGCCGGCCCGACATCGTCGTATTCAGTCAACGCCAGGCGCGTCGTCCGTCGCTCGCCGAAGCACAGCTCTCGCAGCCGGCCCTGCGCAAACTGTTCGCGCGTGATGGTGCGCGCACCGTGCGCGCCGACGTGCCGGAAAACCTGTGGACCTGCGCCGGCGCCTTCAACGCCGACGCGGTCGCGCTGTTGCGCGGAGCGCGTCCATGA
- a CDS encoding 3-deoxy-7-phosphoheptulonate synthase — protein MFHSTDDERIAGYRPLISPAILMEELPVSEQAANTVADARRAAEAVVRGEDDRLLVVTGPCSIHDPKAALEYADRLQSAKRALSADLCIIMRVYFEKPRTTIGWKGLINDPHLDGTFDINNGLRAARRLLLELAHRGMPAGSEFLDVITPQFVADLMAWGAIGARTTESQIHRELASGSSMPIGFKNGTDGSVQIAVDAIGAARHPHHFLSVTKQSIAAIVTTRGNDICYLILRGSNNGPNHDAASVAAAGAALRAAGLRDRIMIDCSHGNSRKDHRKQPEVTREVCAQVAAGSQLVCGVMLESHLKEGKQNHTNDTPLVYGQSITDACMSWETTEPLLHELADAVRRRRAAS, from the coding sequence ATGTTCCATAGCACCGACGACGAACGCATCGCCGGTTACCGACCGCTGATCTCGCCGGCCATCCTGATGGAGGAATTGCCGGTATCCGAGCAGGCTGCCAACACCGTCGCCGATGCGCGCCGCGCGGCCGAAGCCGTGGTGCGGGGTGAAGACGACCGCCTGCTGGTGGTGACCGGACCGTGCTCGATTCACGATCCCAAGGCCGCGCTGGAATACGCCGACCGCCTGCAAAGCGCCAAGCGTGCGCTGTCGGCCGACCTGTGCATCATCATGCGCGTCTATTTCGAAAAGCCGCGCACCACCATCGGCTGGAAAGGACTCATCAACGACCCGCACCTCGATGGCACCTTCGACATCAACAATGGCCTGCGCGCGGCGCGCCGCCTGTTGCTGGAACTCGCGCATCGCGGCATGCCCGCCGGCTCGGAGTTCCTCGACGTCATCACGCCGCAGTTCGTGGCCGATCTGATGGCCTGGGGGGCAATCGGCGCGCGCACCACCGAGAGCCAGATTCATCGCGAACTGGCGTCCGGTTCGTCGATGCCGATCGGCTTCAAGAACGGCACCGATGGCAGCGTGCAGATCGCGGTCGACGCCATCGGCGCGGCGCGTCATCCGCATCACTTCCTGTCGGTCACCAAGCAGAGCATTGCCGCCATCGTCACCACGCGCGGCAACGATATTTGTTATTTGATCCTGCGTGGTTCGAACAACGGCCCGAATCACGACGCCGCCTCGGTGGCCGCGGCCGGCGCGGCCCTGCGCGCCGCCGGCCTGCGCGACCGCATCATGATCGACTGCAGCCATGGCAATAGCCGCAAGGATCATCGCAAGCAGCCCGAGGTGACGCGCGAAGTGTGCGCGCAGGTCGCGGCCGGCTCGCAGCTGGTGTGCGGCGTGATGCTCGAAAGCCATCTCAAGGAAGGCAAGCAGAATCACACCAACGATACGCCGCTGGTCTACGGCCAGAGCATCACCGACGCCTGCATGTCATGGGAAACGACCGAGCCGCTGCTGCACGAGCTGGCCGACGCGGTGCGTCGTCGGCGCGCGGCAAGCTGA
- the feoB gene encoding ferrous iron transport protein B — translation MSVQEPSQDLPIVVTLGNPNTGKSTLFNRLTGLRQKVGNYPGVTVEQVSGYTEVGGRQIRLVDVPGTYSLAAMSPDEMIAVDVLRGGIDDMSAPAAALIVVDATNLRRNLFLASQILEAGVPALIALNMVDRLAAEGVELDIALLSQRLGVPLVPISAAQGTGIDTLKDALDAVLRAPAAPHLVLNPALEDAVARLAAQLAERGVAASAIELRRALIDAGGYAEQRLTQRVGPELEAMLAELRLAVGSGRNLATLEARDRYSWIQAQLKGVEERGPSQRHAAVDTADKLVNHPILGSLFFALVMAMVFQAVFAWAAPLVDAIDYLTSALGAAVGGHLPPGLFSRFVTEGVIAGVGSVVVFLPQIIILFTFIIILEDTGYMARAAFLMDRAMRALGLSGQSFIPMLSSFACAVPGIMGTRVIANRHDRLATIMAAPFMTCSARLPVYSLLIAAFVPERHYLGGFINLQGLVLFALYMLGIIGGALTAWLISRLYWSRAKARFLLEMPPYRMPNPRAVLSKLLSRAVTFLQRAGTIIFSVALVVWVLASFPRDAAPPSGVSDADFAAQQLSDSYLGRLSRSVTPLFEPLGWDWKVTAAVIASFPAREVVIAALGTIYAVDSTTEDNANTTLTSRIRAARHADGTPVYTLPMVFGLLIFYALCLQCVSTIAVMRRETGTWRWPLFAWVYMSSLGYLGAWLAVTFGGRLAVG, via the coding sequence ATGAGCGTCCAGGAGCCGTCGCAAGACCTGCCGATAGTCGTCACGCTCGGCAATCCCAATACCGGCAAGAGCACACTGTTCAACCGTCTCACCGGGCTGCGCCAGAAAGTCGGCAACTACCCCGGCGTGACCGTCGAACAGGTGTCCGGCTATACCGAGGTCGGCGGCCGGCAGATCCGCCTGGTCGACGTGCCGGGTACCTACTCGCTGGCGGCCATGTCGCCGGACGAAATGATCGCGGTCGACGTGCTGCGCGGCGGCATCGACGACATGTCGGCGCCGGCCGCGGCCCTGATCGTGGTCGACGCAACCAACCTGCGTCGCAACCTGTTCCTCGCCAGCCAGATCCTCGAAGCCGGGGTGCCGGCCCTGATCGCCTTGAACATGGTCGACCGCCTCGCCGCCGAGGGCGTCGAGCTCGACATCGCCCTCTTGTCGCAGCGCCTCGGCGTACCGCTGGTGCCGATCTCGGCCGCCCAGGGTACCGGCATCGACACCTTGAAAGACGCGCTGGACGCGGTGCTGCGCGCGCCGGCCGCGCCGCACCTGGTGCTCAACCCGGCGCTCGAGGACGCCGTCGCGCGGCTGGCGGCGCAACTCGCGGAACGCGGCGTCGCCGCGAGTGCCATCGAGCTGCGCCGCGCGCTCATCGACGCCGGCGGCTATGCCGAGCAGCGTCTCACGCAGCGGGTCGGCCCTGAGCTCGAAGCGATGCTTGCCGAGCTGCGCCTCGCCGTCGGCAGCGGGCGCAACCTTGCCACCCTTGAAGCGCGCGACCGTTACAGCTGGATCCAGGCGCAGCTCAAGGGCGTGGAGGAACGCGGCCCGAGTCAGCGCCATGCGGCCGTCGATACCGCTGACAAGTTGGTCAATCATCCCATCCTCGGCAGCCTGTTCTTCGCGCTGGTGATGGCGATGGTGTTCCAGGCGGTGTTCGCGTGGGCAGCGCCCTTGGTCGATGCCATCGACTACCTGACCAGCGCACTCGGCGCCGCGGTCGGCGGTCACCTGCCGCCAGGCTTGTTTAGTCGCTTCGTGACCGAGGGCGTGATCGCGGGTGTCGGCAGCGTGGTGGTATTCCTGCCGCAGATCATCATCCTGTTCACGTTCATCATCATTCTCGAAGACACCGGCTACATGGCGCGCGCCGCCTTTCTCATGGACCGCGCCATGCGCGCGCTCGGCCTGTCGGGGCAATCGTTCATTCCCATGCTGTCGAGCTTTGCCTGCGCGGTGCCGGGCATCATGGGCACGCGCGTCATCGCCAACCGGCATGACCGCCTCGCGACCATCATGGCCGCGCCCTTCATGACCTGCTCGGCGCGCCTGCCGGTATATTCCCTGCTGATCGCGGCCTTCGTGCCCGAGCGCCATTACCTCGGCGGCTTCATCAACCTGCAGGGCCTGGTGTTGTTCGCGCTGTACATGCTCGGCATCATCGGCGGCGCGTTGACCGCGTGGCTGATCAGCCGCCTCTACTGGTCGCGCGCCAAGGCGCGCTTCCTGCTGGAGATGCCGCCCTATCGCATGCCCAATCCGCGTGCGGTGCTGTCCAAGCTGCTGTCTCGCGCGGTCACTTTCCTGCAGCGCGCCGGCACCATCATCTTCAGCGTCGCGCTGGTGGTGTGGGTATTGGCGTCGTTCCCGCGCGACGCCGCCCCGCCGTCTGGCGTGAGCGACGCCGACTTCGCCGCCCAGCAGTTGTCCGACAGCTACCTCGGGCGTCTCTCTCGCAGTGTCACACCCTTGTTCGAGCCGCTGGGCTGGGACTGGAAGGTAACCGCCGCCGTGATCGCGTCTTTCCCCGCGCGCGAAGTCGTGATTGCCGCGCTCGGCACCATCTATGCCGTCGACAGCACCACCGAGGACAATGCCAACACCACCCTGACCTCGCGCATCCGCGCCGCCCGCCATGCCGACGGCACGCCTGTGTATACCCTGCCGATGGTGTTCGGCCTTCTGATCTTCTATGCCCTGTGCCTGCAATGCGTGTCGACCATTGCCGTCATGCGACGCGAAACCGGCACCTGGCGCTGGCCGCTGTTCGCATGGGTATACATGAGCAGCCTCGGCTATCTCGGCGCGTGGCTCGCCGTCACGTTCGGCGGCCGCCTCGCCGTTGGCTGA
- a CDS encoding ferrous iron transport protein A, with protein MSTTLADLRPGEAGVVEGFAQIDEGAQRLMQMGVVEGMEVEIVRYAPAGDPIEVRVLGYALSLRGKEAANVLVSRTA; from the coding sequence ATGAGCACCACGCTGGCGGATCTGCGCCCCGGCGAGGCGGGCGTGGTGGAAGGTTTTGCGCAAATCGACGAAGGCGCGCAGCGCCTCATGCAGATGGGCGTGGTGGAAGGCATGGAAGTGGAAATCGTGCGCTACGCTCCCGCTGGCGATCCGATAGAAGTGCGGGTGCTCGGCTACGCGCTGTCCTTACGCGGCAAGGAAGCGGCCAACGTGCTGGTGAGTCGCACCGCGTAA
- a CDS encoding ferrous iron transport protein A: MVTLSNLQHGDRAIIVSIDADDPHTTARLAARGIVPGTSIGVLRAGDPVLIGIDNERWAINRNEAASIHVDIEPRRRRSLFGLLRRA; the protein is encoded by the coding sequence GTGGTGACCTTATCGAACCTGCAACATGGCGACCGCGCGATCATCGTATCCATAGACGCGGACGACCCCCATACCACCGCGCGCCTCGCGGCGCGCGGCATCGTGCCCGGCACCAGCATCGGCGTGCTACGCGCCGGCGACCCGGTACTGATAGGCATCGACAACGAACGCTGGGCGATCAATCGCAATGAAGCAGCAAGCATTCATGTCGACATCGAACCACGCCGTCGCCGTTCCCTGTTTGGCCTCTTAAGGCGCGCATGA
- the aceK gene encoding bifunctional isocitrate dehydrogenase kinase/phosphatase has protein sequence MIHEGFVNYNNNFRRITQRARAHFETRDWAGARTDLSERIELYEKSVSRTLATLRKQFPEQGDLLPRLPAIRAIYWSRVDDIPDGEFAKTFFNSVHRDILRDLHVDPTQVSDTADVVRAEAPLRYPARQHNYVNWSNVRAIVRRLLADFQFKTPYVDVEADVDFICAEIARVVGADGTPDEAVRRLEMMHDVFYQSSRAFVVGKMFWGTHNCPFVLAFENTNDGVRVEAVLTSSDDVSVLFGFTRSYFMVDVEPVEGAVYFIKAMMPRKPLDELYTILGRARQGKTERYRSFFHHLHACDDQFIHAAGDPGLVMLVFTLPSYDLVFKVIRDSFGYTKNISHDGVKTKYKFVFNHDRAGRLIDTQEFRNIEFPLSKFAPELLEELLTSTSKTVRIEGDQLVIDHLYSERRVTPLNLYLRDYEFEDARAALLDYGQAIKDLAMTNIFAGDLLLKNFGVSRHGRVIFYDYDELCLVTECQFRDVPEADNLDDEMSADNWFYVGPRDIFPQEFIRFLAIDDKLKSAFLETHGDMLTADYWRDIKQLHLTNSAPEVAPYYRLGTRRGAV, from the coding sequence GTGATCCACGAGGGCTTCGTCAACTACAACAATAATTTTCGCCGCATCACCCAGCGCGCCCGCGCGCACTTCGAAACACGCGACTGGGCTGGCGCCCGCACCGATCTCAGCGAACGCATCGAGCTTTACGAAAAATCCGTGTCGCGCACCCTCGCGACCTTGCGCAAGCAGTTCCCCGAACAAGGCGACCTGCTGCCGCGCCTGCCCGCCATCCGCGCCATCTACTGGAGCCGGGTCGACGACATTCCCGACGGCGAATTCGCCAAGACCTTCTTCAATTCCGTGCATCGCGACATCCTGCGCGACCTGCACGTCGATCCGACCCAGGTCTCGGACACCGCCGACGTGGTGCGCGCCGAAGCGCCGCTGCGCTACCCGGCGCGCCAGCACAACTACGTCAACTGGAGCAACGTGCGGGCCATCGTGCGGCGGCTGCTGGCCGACTTTCAGTTCAAGACGCCCTACGTCGACGTCGAGGCCGACGTCGACTTCATCTGCGCGGAAATCGCGCGCGTGGTCGGCGCCGACGGCACGCCCGACGAAGCGGTGCGGCGCCTGGAGATGATGCACGACGTGTTCTACCAGTCGAGCCGCGCGTTCGTGGTCGGCAAGATGTTCTGGGGGACTCACAACTGTCCGTTCGTGCTGGCCTTCGAAAACACCAACGACGGTGTGCGCGTCGAGGCGGTTTTGACATCCAGTGACGACGTCAGCGTGCTGTTCGGCTTCACACGCTCGTATTTCATGGTCGACGTGGAACCGGTGGAAGGCGCGGTGTATTTCATCAAGGCCATGATGCCGCGCAAGCCGCTGGACGAGCTCTACACCATCCTCGGCCGCGCGCGGCAGGGCAAGACCGAACGCTACCGCTCGTTCTTCCATCACCTGCATGCCTGCGACGATCAGTTCATCCACGCGGCCGGCGATCCGGGCCTGGTGATGCTGGTCTTCACCCTGCCCTCCTACGATCTGGTGTTCAAGGTCATCCGCGACAGCTTCGGCTACACCAAGAACATCAGTCACGACGGCGTGAAGACCAAGTACAAGTTCGTCTTCAACCATGATCGCGCCGGGCGCCTGATCGATACCCAGGAATTTCGCAACATCGAATTCCCGCTGTCGAAGTTCGCGCCCGAGTTGCTCGAGGAATTGCTGACCAGCACTTCCAAGACGGTGCGCATCGAAGGCGACCAGTTGGTCATCGATCATCTCTATTCCGAACGCCGCGTCACGCCGCTCAACCTGTACCTGCGCGACTACGAGTTCGAGGACGCGCGCGCCGCGCTGCTCGACTACGGACAGGCGATCAAGGATCTCGCGATGACCAACATCTTCGCCGGCGACCTGTTGCTGAAGAACTTCGGCGTGTCGCGCCACGGCCGCGTCATCTTCTACGACTACGACGAGCTGTGCCTGGTGACCGAGTGCCAATTCCGCGACGTGCCGGAAGCCGACAACCTGGATGACGAGATGAGCGCCGACAACTGGTTCTACGTCGGGCCGCGCGACATCTTCCCGCAGGAGTTCATCCGCTTCCTGGCGATTGACGACAAGTTGAAGTCGGCCTTCCTGGAAACCCACGGCGACATGCTGACGGCCGACTACTGGCGCGACATCAAGCAACTGCACCTGACCAACTCGGCGCCGGAAGTGGCGCCCTATTACCGGCTGGGCACGCGCCGCGGCGCGGTTTGA
- the icd gene encoding NADP-dependent isocitrate dehydrogenase, giving the protein MVTAKITVPANGAKITIVNGKLQVPDNPIVPFIEGDGIGADTWRASVRVLDAAVKKAYGGKRQIQWMEVYAGEKANNLMGSWLPDETLDACREFLVSIKGPLTTPIGGGIRSLNVALRQILDLYVCLRPVRWFDGVPSPVKRPQDVDMVIFRENTEDIYAGIEFEAGSAENEKFLKLFKDTFPDAYKKIRFPASSGIGIKAVSRDGTERLVRAALKYCIANKRKSLTFVHKGNIMKFTEGAFRNWGYALAEKEFGAETYTWEQWERTVADKGQKAANEEQEKALAAGRVLVKDSIADITLQQVMTRPTDFDVIATMNLNGDYLSDALAAQVGGIGIAPGGNINYDTGHAIFEATHGTAPKYANQDKVNPGSVLLSGEMMLRYMGWTEAADLILAAMDKTIGQKTVTYDFARLMEGAKEVKCSEFGDALIANL; this is encoded by the coding sequence TTGGTGACCGCGAAAATTACAGTTCCCGCCAATGGCGCGAAAATCACAATCGTCAACGGCAAGCTTCAGGTACCGGACAACCCGATAGTGCCCTTCATCGAGGGCGACGGCATCGGCGCCGACACCTGGCGCGCGAGCGTACGCGTACTCGACGCGGCGGTGAAGAAGGCATACGGCGGCAAGCGCCAGATCCAGTGGATGGAAGTCTACGCCGGCGAAAAGGCCAACAACCTCATGGGCTCGTGGCTGCCCGATGAAACGCTCGACGCCTGCCGCGAGTTCCTGGTCTCGATCAAGGGCCCGCTGACCACGCCCATCGGTGGCGGCATCCGCTCCCTCAACGTCGCCCTGCGCCAGATCCTCGACCTGTATGTCTGCCTGCGACCGGTGCGCTGGTTCGATGGCGTGCCGTCGCCGGTCAAGCGTCCGCAGGACGTCGACATGGTCATCTTCCGCGAGAACACCGAAGACATCTATGCCGGCATCGAATTCGAAGCAGGCAGCGCCGAGAACGAAAAATTCCTGAAGCTGTTCAAGGACACCTTCCCCGACGCGTACAAGAAGATCCGCTTCCCGGCCAGTTCCGGCATCGGCATCAAGGCCGTGTCGCGCGACGGCACCGAGCGCCTGGTGCGCGCCGCGCTCAAGTACTGCATCGCCAACAAGCGCAAGAGCCTGACCTTCGTGCATAAGGGCAACATCATGAAGTTCACGGAAGGCGCGTTCCGAAATTGGGGTTACGCGCTGGCCGAGAAGGAATTCGGCGCCGAGACCTACACCTGGGAACAGTGGGAGCGCACCGTCGCCGACAAGGGTCAGAAGGCCGCCAACGAAGAGCAGGAAAAGGCGCTGGCCGCCGGTCGCGTGCTGGTCAAGGACTCGATTGCCGACATCACCCTGCAGCAGGTCATGACCCGTCCGACCGACTTCGACGTCATCGCGACCATGAACCTGAACGGCGACTACCTGTCCGACGCGCTCGCCGCGCAGGTCGGCGGCATCGGCATCGCGCCGGGCGGCAACATCAACTACGACACCGGTCACGCCATCTTCGAGGCGACCCACGGCACCGCGCCGAAGTACGCCAACCAGGACAAGGTCAACCCGGGTTCGGTGCTGCTGTCGGGCGAGATGATGCTGCGCTACATGGGCTGGACCGAAGCGGCGGATCTCATCCTCGCCGCGATGGACAAGACCATCGGCCAGAAGACCGTCACCTACGACTTCGCGCGACTCATGGAAGGCGCCAAGGAAGTCAAGTGCAGCGAGTTCGGCGACGCCCTGATCGCCAACCTCTAA